In the Andrena cerasifolii isolate SP2316 chromosome 3, iyAndCera1_principal, whole genome shotgun sequence genome, TAAAAATCGAAGTGGAGAAGGACCGTTGCCTGTCACGCGGAGGCTGTAATCTCTAGAATCTTATGGGGAAGGACGTTCGACGTACGGGGATATCTTGGTCGGTTATCGATATTCCCCGACAGGTATCCTCATCGCGGGCGTTTACGACCGAGGAATAAAAGGAAACTCGGAAACGGTGTATCTTACAGTGTTTGCTAGGTATTTTTCGCCGCGAACATCTGCCTCGGCTAGGTACGTTAGCCTCGTGTCGGCATTGCGACGCGTAGGGGTTGCTTGTTATTCGCGAGCAAAGAGAAAACTGTCTTACCGTCCGTCAGCTTGGCGCGGGAGTTTCTGTTTCTTATTCGAATGTCGAATATTCAAATGACCGTCGCGACGGAATTATCAACGCGAATGATCGTGCTTGGAATCCGCGTGCAAACCTATCGAAAACACAATACAGCTTACGTCCTCCTGGGACTTGCTTCTGTCTTGAGAGAGTCGCCTTCGTAACACGCATGTCCATTGATGGACATTGACAGTGGAGGAAAAAGTGGAAGGGTGGAAAGAGTATCTTACCACGCGACCTACCCATTTTTGGAAACCTTCGGACTTCGTCGTTCTTACGAACGCGAGGAACACGACATCCCTGGATCGTTAGTCTACCATTTGGCGCGACTTTTTTCAGACGCGTCCGTCGGTATCTAGCCGCCGTATCTTTGGTTAATAACGAAAGGAActgcttaaataaataaatggatGGGTGAAAACAAAAGGGGAAGCGAAGGGGGTGAGTAGGGGTGCGATGGTGGTTGACGGTGGTTTCGCGGCCGCGCGGAAGAAGCGAGCCGGTAGAGGAGGAACGACAGGAGGCGTGGCGACGACGCGCACACTCCACGTGACCCTGTCGTTCCAGAAGGCGGGCCTTGGAGAACACGGCGCACAACTACAAGGGCAGTGGAACGAGCTGGTGGTCACCTGGGTGCTCTCTCTGTCGTCGCGCGCGCGGCACACCTCGAGTCGCGCTCCGTTCCACGTACAACACCTGCCGCACGATTGCTCGCTCGCGGCACGCTCTGCTCATCCGTGACTGCTCTCTCAAGAGTGCTTTTCCTCCACCCGTCGATCGTCGGTAACGATTCCGGGGAAACGAGGGAAACCGCGCGCCATGGACGGTAACAACACGCCGGCAAAGGTATCGCGATTTCCCGCGAAACAGCGAGACTGATAGTCCCAACGGAGACGCGTGCAAAGGAATCCTCGTGACAGTACCGAACGCGGCAAACATGTTGCTACCCCAGGACATGATGGCAGCCCAATCGAAGATGCTCTACCAGATGAACAAATACTACGGCGAGCGGGTGCAGGCCCGCATGGGGCAGGTACAGAAGACCATCAGGGAGGTGTGCAAGGTGGTTCAGGATGTACTGAAGGAGGTGGAGGTCCAGGAGCCTAGGTTCATCTCGTCGCTGACCGAGTGCAACGGCCGCTACGAGGGCCTGGAGGTGATCTCGCCCGGTGAATTCGAGGTGGTCCTCTACCTGAATCAGATGGGTGTATTCAACTTCGTCGACGACGGCACCCTGCCGGGCTGCGCCGTGCTCAAGCTCAGCGACGGACGGAAGAGGTCCATGTCGCTCTGGGTAGAGTTCATCACCGCGTCCGGTTATCTGTCAGCCAGGAAGATTCGCTCGAGATTTCAGACTCTAGTGGCGCAGGCATGCGACAAGTGCGCCTACAGGGACTCGGTAAAGATGATAGCGGACACCACCGAAGTGAAGTTGCGCATCAGGGAGCGATACGTGGTTCAGATCACGCCGGCGTTCAAGTGTTCGGGCGTTTGGCCGAGGTCCGCGGCGCACTGGCCGATCCCGCACATACCCTGGCCACATCCGAACCTCGTGGCCGAGGTTAAGACGGAAGGCTTCGATCTGCTGTCGAAGGAGAGCGTGGCCCTTCAGGGCAAGCAGTCGGCTATGGAGGGCGACGCCTGGGTTCTATCATTCACCGAGGCCGAGACGAGGCTCCTGCAGGGTGGCTGCCGCAGGAGATGCCTGAGCATACTGAAGACTCTGAGGGATCGGCACCTAGACCTTCCGGGGAACCCCGTGACAAGCTATCACATGAAAACACTGCTGCTTTACGAATGCGAGAAGCATCCCCTCGAGACAGAGTGGGACGAAGGATGCCTGGCGGACCGTATCAACGGAATCTTCCTGCAGCTGATATCCTGCCTTCAGTGTCGAAGATGCCCCCACTACTTCCTGCCCAATTTGGATCTGTTCAAGGGGAAGTCGCCCAGCGGCCTGGAGAATGCCGCGAAGCAAGTGTGGAGACTCACTAGAGAGCTACTGACCAACAGTCGAGCGCTAGAGAAACTTTAGCGGAATTGTCTGACCGGTCGAAGGAGAGTTTCGCGCGACGGAGGATTCGGTGACTCGCGCAAAGACACTTTCTGGCTACAGCTTTCGCGACGGTTCTTTTACCTGCTTTTTACCCCCGCCGTGCACGTGGAAAGTCTACTTTCACTCGCTATTTTCTAATGCTAGCTTCTTCAGCGCATCAGGGCACGGGGATGGTGCGACGAGCAAAACTCGTGGCAGTAGACCTTAATCGTTAATTTCTCAGCTTCCTTTGGTAAAGAGTACTAATAATGAAAGACAGGCTTCGATTATTCGTCCAGAAACGCGCCGCGTCCCGGTGCAATACGTTCTTTCGTGTTTCCTTTCGCGCGAAATTAATTGTTGCTAGGTTTTAGTTCGACTTCGCGTTACTGAAAGTCTCGCCGAGCCTGGGGAACGTTAAAAGTTTTTGTCTAACAAATTGGGGACTCGCCCGGCTCAGCCGACGATCGAGATTGTCCACCGAGTCGGCAATGGGTGTGTGGAATGTCGAGGAATTGTACCGAGTTTTTATGCAAATCGAAACGCTTTCCGCTTGGAACAGACTCTCGCGCTTATTAACGCGGATTGAAAGGCGCGCACCTGCCTAGTTTATCTACCTAGCGTTACACAATATACCAGCGATTAATTAACTACTTCGTTAGCTACTCTTACCTGTCTAAATGGCTGATGTGAATCGTCGTGTGATCCGTTGTCGTTATTAATCTAATGTTTATAATCGGTTAGCGGCGAGCTTCCGACGGTAGTTGGACTACGCATTgttatatgtacatacttttttatattatttaaacgatatttatttttactCGAATCGCTGTTCGAACAAAtcatgtaaataattaataaacgcATTTCGTCTCGTAACAAATGTCTGTGATTCCTTCGATCCTTTCGCCCTGTAAAAGTCCCCGAAAACTGCGTtactcaaaatatataaaacatgtGTACTTACAATGCACAGATGACTGCCAGATAATTTGAGGATATTCACGAGGTCATAGTATAAATTCTGAACGCCCCCAGTACTCATGTAgataaagagaaaaatattactgaatatttaaatactttgGAAAATCAACTATTTCCATGTTACAAGACACTTTATCCTGTTCCCTATTATTATACCTAATCAGTCTGTTCCCTGTCCGCACTGTTGTCTACTTTATCATTATGCATCGCTACTTGATTCTACCCGAGAAATAGCGAAACAAACCAATAATTTGAACTCCCTGCAAGTTTCAATGCGAAAACGCGACAAGTTCTGTACTCGGACCTTCCGTCTACGATAAACAAAAGTGTCTTAattctattaatacgaaaacTATGGATTTTCAAACCCATCAGCATCGAACCTCCACATTCTCGACTATTTTAACCATTGTCGACCTACCTTGTACGACTTCACGAACACCCAGTAGAGCTTATCTGTGTAATTTGCGATATGACAGCGGGATAATTTTCCAGCGGACAGTTAATTTGTCGCGCGTGAACCTCGCCGCTGAGCAAGAGTATAAAAAGCATCGGAGCGTAATTATTATCTACGATATTAACACTTGTGCACGCGTTGGAGGAGATTGAAACGCCTCGTCAAGGCATCGCTACCGAGTTTCATGGGCCACTATACGCCTACGAGGCCCCTCGTGTCCTTATCTTAATACCCTCCTGAAATTTCCTCCCTTATCTTACCGCTCCGATGACATTCGTTGGCCGCTGCCATTCAGCTCTCCTCTCGCGCGGTACCACGCGGCCGATCGTTACGGAATTTACGTTATTATTATTGCCCCGTAAAAACAAAGTGAGAGGGAAGCAGTCTCCTCCGGGCGAGAACGCGCCCCGATCAGGCACACTTTACGCGCCATATCGTTGCAGTTCCCCCGCGATTTACAAGCCTTAATGGTAGAGTTATCGGTGTCGTCGTTAAACGTAGATTTTATAACGACTTTTTGCGCCGCGACCGTCCGGTTCTCAATAAAACCGCTGTAAGCAAAACCGTCCCTCCCCGCTGATAACTCAGCGTCGTGCTCTCATCGGGCCACGGATTTCTTACTCCCGGCACGCTGGAATTCGATGCGCATCCTTAAAATCTTGCAACAACGTTTCGACCAGAATCTCGCCGAGAAGGACGTTCCAAGGGTGAACATTATCTGAGACTACTGGATGTGACAGGTGTCTAATGTTTCGGCGCATGTGCCATAAATCCTAGAGAAGCAACTCAGCCTTGCTTGCCACTTCAGATTCAACCGTCATTTCAGTGTACATCAGTAGACTCTTCTCGCTATCTTTACCCAATTGCATGACGCTCCAGGTTTCATCAAGGTATACCTATCTTCCTACATGAGTAGAATACCCTGTGGATCTCAGAGGTAAGGAACAACCGATGCATAAATTAGAAGAACTTGATCCACGGAAGCACAATGAAGTGAATCTCATCCCTTCGTCAAAGTTCATCAACACCGTGTCTAAACAGTGAATAACATTGACGGGATGAGGTAAAATTCGGTTGGAGTATCGAGGCCTCGTAGGCTCGGAGTTAGCCAAGCGTGGTCACGCGTGGTCTCCACCATAACGAAAATTTCGGGGCCAGCTCGAAGGGGTTGCGGAGAAATGGCCGAGCCCTCTGTGTCCACGAGCACGAAATAAAACGAGTCTAATCTGCATAATTCATGGGGGGAAGAAGGGCTACGCGTTTGGGGTTAGCCGCGCCGCTGCCTTCGTCCTTCGACGCGCATAACGTATAGGTAGAATCCGAGGCTCGGATCGATCTTGTCGGTCTACCATGGCTGGCCACGCCTGCTCGCCAAGCCAGCTACGGGATTGGTCGAACCCTGAACCACGTGGCGTGGTCTGGGGTTAGGTCTGTGTTAGGTCTGGCCTAACCGCACGCCTTCGTACAACCCGAAGAGCGGGTGGCGCGGAGGAGGTGAACGACAGCGCAGTCGACAATCTGCTCCTGCACGGAGTCGCTCGCACACCTTTTCCTACCGCTTCTCGTTCGTGTCTCGGACGCTCACCGGCGTCCCTCTGCGACGCGACGCTCCAGGAGGGAACCAGTAGAGAACGGGGTTTTCGATTTTCTTAGACGGGCAACGGAGGTTCGTCAACGACCGGTCTGCGATCAGCGCTCCAGAGAGAACTAGATGGAACGTCCGTGGCGCGCAACGCCCCGCTGAAGTCAGAAGAGCCTAAGGTTTGCTAAGGGATTACGGAGCATAATGCGGTGATCGGTGGTAGCAGACGCGACAGGGAAGCCCTTGAAGGCTTGAGGCCGGCGCAACCATGCTGTTGCCGGCCGATATGCTGGCAGCCCAGTCCAAGATGGTCTACCAGATCAACAAGTACTTCGGGGAGCGGGTGATGACCAGGAAGAGCCAAGTGATGAAGACGATACAGGAGGTCTGCCGCGTGGTGCAGGACGTACTGAAGGAGGTGGAGGTGCAGGAGCCCAGGTTCATCTCCTCGTTAACGGACTACAACGGCCGATTCGACGGTTTGGACGTGATCTCGCCGACGGAGTTCGAGATCATCATCTACCTGAACCAGATGGGGGTGCTGAACTTCGTGGACGACGGCACGCTGCCCGGTTGCGCGGTGCTGAAGCTCAGCGACGGTCGGAAGAGGTCCATGTCCCTTTGGGTGGAGTTCATCACCGCGTCTGGCTACTTGTCCGCCAGGAAGATACGCTCGAGGTTTCAGACCCTGGTGGCGCAGGCATGCGACAAGTGCGCCTACAGGGACTCGGTCAAGATGATAGCTGACACCACCGAAGTGAAGCTGCGTATCAGAGAGAGATACGTGGTGCAGATCACGCCAGCGTTCAAATGCGCTGGCCTGTGGCCCAGGTCGGCTTCCCACTGGCCCATAGCGCATATACCGTGGCCCCATCCCAATATCGTGGCTGAAGTGAAAACGGAGGGCTTCGACATGCTATCCAAAGAGTGCATCGGCCTGCAAGGGAAGCAGTCCGCGATGGAGGGCGACGCCTGGGCGTTATCATTCATAGACGCTGAGAACCGTCTGCTCCAAGGCGGCAGCAGGAAGCGTTGCCTGAGTATCTTGAAGACCCTCAGGGACCGACACCTAGATCTACCTAGCAACCCAGTCAGCAGCTACCACATGAAAACACTGCTGCTCTACGAGTGCGAGAAGCATCCTCACGAAGCTGAGTGGGACGAGACGTGCATCGCCGACCGTATCAACGGGATTCTCTTGCAACTGATCTCTTGCCTGCAGTGCCGCAGATGCCCGCACTATTTCCTGCCAAATCTCGATCTATTCAAGGGAAAGTCGCCGAGCGGCCTGGAGAACGCGGCTAAGCAAGTGTGGAGACTCACGAGAGAGCTGCTGACCAACAGTCGCGCCCTGGAGAAGTTATAATACCGAGGAACTCGTAACTCATGGATGGATTTAATGGAGGAAAGTCACTTGTATTCATGCTTCTATGAAGCGCAG is a window encoding:
- the LOC143366901 gene encoding protein mab-21; protein product: MLLPQDMMAAQSKMLYQMNKYYGERVQARMGQVQKTIREVCKVVQDVLKEVEVQEPRFISSLTECNGRYEGLEVISPGEFEVVLYLNQMGVFNFVDDGTLPGCAVLKLSDGRKRSMSLWVEFITASGYLSARKIRSRFQTLVAQACDKCAYRDSVKMIADTTEVKLRIRERYVVQITPAFKCSGVWPRSAAHWPIPHIPWPHPNLVAEVKTEGFDLLSKESVALQGKQSAMEGDAWVLSFTEAETRLLQGGCRRRCLSILKTLRDRHLDLPGNPVTSYHMKTLLLYECEKHPLETEWDEGCLADRINGIFLQLISCLQCRRCPHYFLPNLDLFKGKSPSGLENAAKQVWRLTRELLTNSRALEKL
- the LOC143366879 gene encoding protein mab-21, which gives rise to MLLPADMLAAQSKMVYQINKYFGERVMTRKSQVMKTIQEVCRVVQDVLKEVEVQEPRFISSLTDYNGRFDGLDVISPTEFEIIIYLNQMGVLNFVDDGTLPGCAVLKLSDGRKRSMSLWVEFITASGYLSARKIRSRFQTLVAQACDKCAYRDSVKMIADTTEVKLRIRERYVVQITPAFKCAGLWPRSASHWPIAHIPWPHPNIVAEVKTEGFDMLSKECIGLQGKQSAMEGDAWALSFIDAENRLLQGGSRKRCLSILKTLRDRHLDLPSNPVSSYHMKTLLLYECEKHPHEAEWDETCIADRINGILLQLISCLQCRRCPHYFLPNLDLFKGKSPSGLENAAKQVWRLTRELLTNSRALEKL